The DNA region AACCAAAAAGCTTCGTCAAAATTGAGCTTGAAACAGAAGACTGCAACCAGGAGAGAAGAAAACATCTTGTTGCTCCCAATCAGAATTCCTTGCTAACAACTGAGGCAAACCGCACCGGAATTTTTGGAGAAACAAGAAACTCATGCGATCGGGTCCAGTGCAGTGATTACTGGTTCAACTTGCTCCTTCCGAAGTGTGACCTGAATCTCATGTATTGAATGAATGAATTATTATAGAGGTAGATTACATATATAGGAAGTTAGCTATAACATAAACTAACCTCCTCTGAACTGATTCTAATAAACTAACTGCCTAGGCTAGGATCCTCTACAACTAGAATAGCATATTGCACTCATCACTCTAACATGTGAGACTTTGAAGAGGGAAATGTGACATGAAAGAATCCTGCAGACTCCAGGGACAGGGAGCACTAGTCATCACCATCCTCAACCATATCataatcatcctcctcctcctcctcatcatcatcattcgtGAGCTTTCCACGGCGATCAAAATATATGCCACCTTGATTGAACAAGGAGTGCAAATGCAGCAATTCCTCAATTGAAAGTTTACAAGGCCTTTTGTGTTCAAACCCTCCAGCTCTAAGCACTTCAACTGCATTTTCCCTGAATCCTTCTAAAGAAGGAGAAAACCCAAACTCTCCTGACTCATCTCCAATGCAATCATCATTATTATTAGAGATTTGAAACAATTTCAAAGTTTTCCTCTTCTGTTTAAACATGGCCCCTAGTGTCTTGTTCTTGTGACCAAAACAAGTCCTGGTGAAAGCCCTCCACTGCCGGAGATCAACATCCGGGACGCGATCCTTAGGGCGGATTATGACGACCGAGGAATCAACTTTCGGGCACGGCAGAAAGTCCCTCTTGCTCACATCCATAACAAGCTCCACATCAGCCAGCAGCTTGACATTCACAGCCAACCGGTTAAACTCGGAGTCCCCGGGATTCGCTAGCAACCTCCGGGCAAACTCTTTCTGCAGCAGAAGAGTGGCGCTGCGGAACGGCCTCTTCCCGTACACCAGTTTACACACAAGAGGGGAAGATATCCCGTATGGAATGTTGGCCACGACGAGATCAAAACGCGGGAACTGGGTTCTCAATGCGTCTTTCTTTATGACCTGCAAAATGAAAACAACCATGTCTGTGAGTTTTTCGGTTCAGGCATTTCATCGAACAGGTGGTGTGTGTGAGAAACTCGAAAGTAGAACTTGGTTACCTTGAGTTTACTGCGGAGGCCGCGTTGGAGGACGCGTTTCTCGAGAACGTCGACCATGCGCTGGTCGATCTCGATGGCGACGACCTCGTGGGCGGCTTCAAGGAGGCGGAGGGTGAGGTTTCCGGTGCCGGGTCCGATCTCGAGGACCCTGTCGGAAGGGTTGATTGCGGATTTTTGAACAATGGTGTCGAGAATTCGAGGGTTCATGAGAATGTGCTGGCCTCTGCTTTTGTAAAAGCGTATGTTCTCTTCCCCGTCGCCATGGAGTTGCCGGATTGGATGTAACCACCGTGGAATGAACCCAGTAACCCGTTTTGTGGCGCTGAACATGGTGGTTCAGGTTACGGTGCCACACTCTTGCACATGCTTGCGCAACAGTTTCTCAGTTCAGTTCAGTTCAGTTCTCACCACCCCCAAATGATTCTGTTAGTGTTCATTACTGTAACCCAGTAACTGggctgggtttgggtttggacCGGGTAAGAAAAAACCAATACCCAGGAGGAAAATGCCATAATTACAATGTGCGATTTGATCCatataatttcaatttcaatttcttaAATTAAATTCATCTaccaaaccaaaaaaaaaaaatttaaattcatcTAAGTCTTAAGGGACTCTCTCATCCCTAGAGCTTGTTCATAATAGTTATTATGTGATGTACTTGGCGTTGACGGAATGATCACATTTTCAGGCTGCATTATTTATGTCCTTTAAATTATGTTATGCGACAAACTTTGGTTGATGTTCAAAATTGGAAGCAGTGGCCTTCCGTGCACGTTTGACAGCTCCCATTCGGTAACCCCGACGACGACAATTTTTGTGTACGCGCTAGTTGGCTATCCTTAAACGCATGAGTTGTGCGACGATCATCGAGGAAGTTACTGGTAGTAGATGGGATACTGGTGTTTCCCTCATCCAAGACAACGGGATGCTTATCATGCACAATTGACAACATTGGAATATGGGCTTCACAACGCTTGGTTACGTGGGTTTCGAGACATTACTTAGTACTCGGATTGCATGGATGTTGTTTGTGTGTTCTCTTCTCAAGTGGATGTTTCCAATTATTGGGCGAATGATACCATTGTGTGTCAAGGAAATGCTCTCACGTGGAGAAGGCATATTGTGTCCAGGGAAAAGAACAACGTCGTAGATTGTCTGGCGAAGCAAGCTTCGAGGAATTGCTTCCCACGACTTGTTTAGCGATTACCACCTTCTGCTATGATCGAAGCTCTTTGCAAGGATATATGTTGTAGTTTTTTTTGTCTTTACCTTTtctattgtaacaaaaaaattgtgAGTTTAAATGTTAACTTGTCATCAATTGGAAAAATAGACATATATCACAGTTTTTTTATGTTAAAAGTGATATAGATAATCTTAAATTGTCATTCACATTATTAAAGTTGTAATTTACATAAACTtttattttgtgaagtttttttAGGACAAGTTAAAATTTAGACAAATTGAGGCTAAAATAAATTGCTGCACTGCTATactaaaaggaagaaaaagctTGGAGCCAGAATTCGTAATTTATTACAAGTAATTTTATGTTGTGGTCGTTTGAATGTCGTTAATTTCTTTGAGCATGCATTTCGTAGTGAAAATGATTGCTCCTCTTGCTTAATAGTATGGTTTAGAAAAGGGTCCAATGATACCTACCTTGGATGAGATAAACAATTGTCTCGTCTTTGTTATCCTTTTCTATGACAGCCTATGATAAGATCGATGAGGATGAAGaaagttttgaaaataaaagCCTTGTTTCTTTGGCGCCAACGGTCccgccaaaagaaagaaagtgaaTAAAGTAAGGTTTCAGAAATCCATTCAGTTATATTAAAAATGATGAACCAACCAAAAGGCATTCCTTCGTGTATACATGAGCAGCTTTTAtggcataaaaaaattaatcaccATTCTACTCCACTAGAAGCTGCATTGTTAAAAGAGAGGCTGGTCAACATCGATATATTTTATAGCTATCTTTGATGAAGAGGACTACGAGTGGCACTTGAACAGTGGCATGATCACTATAGCTAAAATAACATCCACTATATAGATAACTTGAGCAAATCTTAGGGATGAAGAAACCTCCATAGAACTAGCTACCCTGTGTAAAATGATACATCATGACTTCTATTCTTTCCTTTTCTCAAGGGACTTCCATGGTGTGATTGCATTGAACTTTTTATGCTaatctttcctttcttttatgttttgtCTCTTGATGCTGTGTTTGTTTAGGGTAATTTTGCCAGGAAGGAAATGGGGTGGGTTGGAAAATAGCTGGAAAACTCAATTGCTATATGTTTGGACTTTGGATAACCCATGAGAAGGTAAAAGGCATGAAAACTGACAAATACAGTACATGACAGTTTTCTTCTCAAAGATGCAAAGAAAACGGATGCTTGAAAACACAACAATGCCCCTATTTAACTTAGTGTACGTCATATGCAAtattattattcttattattccaattttttccattttctaaaattatttttaaatccaaatttatcaaaaaattatctgaaacatataatttcaaaattaaaaaaaattatattctataaataaaaatggttattttaaaaaatacttaAATTTTGAAATGTGAAAGAATTATACGTGAGGGACAAAATAGTAATTATATATCacacttatttttattattcttacttttcctttcattctctcttcttttttcctcAATTCAAACAACTTCAAAATCACTCCACTTTCCACTTATATTCCttcctctcattttcacttCTGCATCCAAACACACCAGAAAAGTTAGATTTGGCATTTCCATGCCGTTAAACTTAACTTTAAGTGCAATCCAAACACAAATGACACAAATTGTGTATtactaatactccctccgttcctatatatacgtcaattttatctaattttcttagattaagaaaagtagttacaagcaataaatttgtaaaataatttattcacttttttaaattacccttatttaatttcttataaatttctctttccaagttattatttcactctctcattgtctctttcatattaaatatgaggatagttttggaaataaataattaatgattcattggtattgtaaatggacttatATTTAGTAATAAGAAAAAGATTCAAAAGTGACCTTATAATAACGAATGGAGGGAGTAATATATGGCATTCCATTTCTCATTTTTAGGGCTGCGTACCCACTACAAGTCCAAAATAGACATAACATAATAATATCTGTACATAATGCAAAACAGACATGAAAGTTAAGGTATGCTATGACATGAATAACTAGCGTTTAATGACACTAAAGTCCTTCAATGAAAATATGAAATAGTCAACTCATGGATTGTGACCCCACTTCACCAAAATTCCAATCTCCATGCGTTATTTTCGCCACTAATTGAATAAATAGTATTTAGAACCAAACAACGGTCTTACTTAGTTAGAATTTAGAACGATGTAAA from Lotus japonicus ecotype B-129 chromosome 2, LjGifu_v1.2 includes:
- the LOC130740672 gene encoding ribosomal RNA small subunit methyltransferase, mitochondrial, with translation MFSATKRVTGFIPRWLHPIRQLHGDGEENIRFYKSRGQHILMNPRILDTIVQKSAINPSDRVLEIGPGTGNLTLRLLEAAHEVVAIEIDQRMVDVLEKRVLQRGLRSKLKVIKKDALRTQFPRFDLVVANIPYGISSPLVCKLVYGKRPFRSATLLLQKEFARRLLANPGDSEFNRLAVNVKLLADVELVMDVSKRDFLPCPKVDSSVVIIRPKDRVPDVDLRQWRAFTRTCFGHKNKTLGAMFKQKRKTLKLFQISNNNDDCIGDESGEFGFSPSLEGFRENAVEVLRAGGFEHKRPCKLSIEELLHLHSLFNQGGIYFDRRGKLTNDDDEEEEEDDYDMVEDGDD